The following coding sequences lie in one Lolium perenne isolate Kyuss_39 chromosome 2, Kyuss_2.0, whole genome shotgun sequence genomic window:
- the LOC127331151 gene encoding L-type lectin-domain containing receptor kinase IX.2 has product MCGCVARELVTNKYLFNPAFSCISKLVSSMAYSRCHQVPTYLSCYLFLATYTALRAAALSFDYDFTIPRDRQQLKLINASYAGSDRIILTDDASNLTGRAAHPQPVRLWDDRTGKRASFTTTFHFAIHGSSNVSRGDGMTFFIGPFPATIPPPSSDGGLLGLFSNPNTTGDADSLRPPHTLAVEFDTRWNNGWDPKDGKGDHIGIDLNGIRSNRTRNLPPLSLYGALWANITYDGESKVVKVMLRTGEAESAVTYELSATMDLKDDAGLVQDAAVGFSAATGLLSESHQLLAWSFHSTDPSHAETKMWVIFLSVAAILLAGLVGTLVYITVMHRRRRCLDQKVLPVTRKFSYSELVAATDNFSMDRKVGNGCFGDVYRGGLPDLGEVAVKMMRQPTSNRNRKNRVRERQEIERNRKNYVHEIETLCQLRHKNLLRLIGWCDDGGRLLLVYELQPNGSVSDHLHGGKTPLTWPQRYGILLGIASAVEYLHTGAYDSATRYVLHRDIKPSNVMLGEGFQAKLGDFGLVRQVTRHGGGGGTPRTTVIGSMDYMDPKYMETGALNPASDIYSFGVLLLEVVTGAKPSVPRGTLPGCGDQNSLVGAVRECHGRNAILGMTDERLREEFEQWQWQIERVMVTGLMCVRPEREDRPSIKDIISLLSKLEPLPTPTTT; this is encoded by the exons ATGTGTGGGTGTGTGGCTAGAGAGCTTGTAACCAATAAATACTTGTTCAATCCTGCCTTCTCCTGCATAAGCAAGCTAGTAAGCTCCATGGCGTATTCAAGGTGCCATCAAGTACCGACGTACCTCAGCTGCTACCTGTTCCTTGCCACCTACACGGCTCTCCGCGCCGCCGCGCTATCCTTTGACTACGACTTCACCATCCCTCGGGACCGCCAACAGCTCAAACTCATCAACGCCTCCTACGCCGGCAGCGACCGGATCATCCTCACCGACGACGCCTCTAACCTCACCGGCCGCGCCGCTCACCCGCAGCCCGTGCGCCTGTGGGACGACCGCACCGGCAAGAGGGCCAGCTTCACCACCACCTTCCACTTCGCCATCCATGGCAGCAGCAACGTCTCACGGGGGGACGGCATGACCTTCTTCATCGGACCGTTCCCGGCGACGATCCCACCGCCGAGCTCCGACGGTGGCCTCCTCGGGCTCTTCAGCAACCCCAACACCACCGGCGACGCCGACTCCCTACGGCCGCCTCACACCCTCGCCGTGGAGTTCGACACGCGCTGGAACAACGGCTGGGACCCCAAAGATGGCAAGGGCGACCACATCGGCATCGACCTGAACGGCATCAGGTCTAACCGGACCAGAAACCTGCCACCGTTGAGCCTCTACGGCGCCTTGTGGGCGAACATCACTTACGACGGTGAGTCGAAGGTGGTGAAGGTGATGCTGCGAACCGGCGAGGCAGAATCGGCAGTTACATACGAACTCAGTGCGACGATGGATCTCAAGGACGACGCTGGTCTGGTGCAGGACGCGGCCGTCGGGTTCTCGGCTGCCACCGGGCTCCTCAGCGAGTCGCATCAGCTGCTCGCTTGGTCCTTCCACTCAACAG ATCCATCTCATGCTGAGACAAAAATGTGGGTGATATTCCTATCTGTCGCTGCAATTTTGTTAGCCGGTTTAGTCGGTACTCTTGTCTATATTACTGTTATGCATAGACGAAGACGGTGCTTGGATCAAAAGGTTTTGCCAG TTACAAGGAAATTCTCGTACTCCGAGCTGGTAGCCGCGACCGATAACTTCTCCATGGATCGGAAGGTCGGCAATGGCTGCTTCGGCGACGTGTACAGAGGTGGGCTGCCGGACCTGGGAGAGGTGGCGGTGAAGATGATGCGGCAGCCCACGTCGAACAGGAACCGGAAGAACCGGGTGCGGGAGAGGCAGGAGATCGAGAGGAACCGGAAGAACTACGTGCACGAGATCGAGACCCTGTGCCAGCTCCGCCACAAGAACCTGCTCAGGCTCATCGGCTGGTGCGACGACGGCGGCAGGCTGCTGCTCGTGTACGAGCTCCAGCCCAACGGCAGCGTCAGCGACCACCTCCACGGCGGCAAGACGCCGCTGACGTGGCCCCAGAGGTACGGTATCCTCCTCggcatcgcctccgccgtcgagtACCTCCACACCGGCGCCTACGACTCAGCCACGCGCTACGTGCTGCACCGCGACATCAAGCCCAGCAACGTGATGCTCGGCGAGGGCTTCCAGGCCAAGCTCGGCGACTTCGGGCTCGTGCGCCAGGTCACCCGccacggaggcggcggcggaacgccTCGGACCACCGTGATCGGGAGCATGGACTACATGGACCCCAAGTACATGGAGACCGGCGCCCTGAACCCGGCCTCCGACATATACAGCTTCGGGGTGCTGCTGCTGGAGGTGGTCACCGGAGCAAAGCCTTCGGTGCCACGGGGAACTCTGCCGGGGTGCGGAGACCAGAACAGCCTCGTCGGCGCCGTCAGGGAGTGTCACGGCAGGAACGCGATCCTTGGGATGACGGATGAACGGCTGAGAGAGGAGTTCGAGCAGTGGCAATGGCAGATAGAGCGTGTCATGGTCACCGGGCTCATGTGTGTCCGGCCGGAGCGTGAGGATCGGCCGTCTATCAAAGATATCATCAGCCTGCTGTCCAAGCTCGAGCCATTACCCACGCCCACTACTACCTGA